The following coding sequences lie in one Aspergillus luchuensis IFO 4308 DNA, chromosome 8, nearly complete sequence genomic window:
- the pld3 gene encoding phospholipase D (COG:I;~EggNog:ENOG410PG35;~InterPro:IPR025202,IPR015679,IPR001736,IPR001683, IPR036871;~PFAM:PF00614;~go_function: GO:0003824 - catalytic activity [Evidence IEA];~go_function: GO:0035091 - phosphatidylinositol binding [Evidence IEA]): MTDSTVNPSESRGSENTPNRYYSRQTEPMSLDSLKLSSPLPSPSSTKDDADRADGVDGGDQVEASSTVRGVGDAQSDTKGKTRAEHAGDSGEEETSNASPTNKAASLSLRQPNDATANQQNSGSRKSPTSALGSSASPRRPSVQFTQDTPEVDAAEPSPSRPPSVKGDDADAGLKGRQSLLTKLKSFAASPSFTSHTRSASGATLNDFRPTNNELATPGSERGEFRFPNTLEEEGSDIDADAEESAGEQRARQKKQKKKQPRRRQQDDSVPPSQPNTPKFTSRPSFHLPTSFSPFENYRPNFFPRRGSTGDFTPQHREGVSEDEGRDRLNRDTAWRRKSAWLANARGLTYSGRQIDAPANQEERRPSNLRRLTGLAGPSENAEGTAPPWRRHRADRGSSLSAQRWRQIKAGLKLIGQRRKVDNTVDHAKSAELLAELTSGVPAALILASMFQRDEHGSKRIPILLEQLKVRVTDSKIDSHSGDRHLVFRIELEYGSGMTRMKWIIYRTLRDFANLHLKYKLHFGTQKYIQLRNTEGAQNLPRFPRSAFPYLRGVRGLESDMEDEEDEGGYETAAEATSGNERAAKKQQQAHRRSSGGLSRRQSTVTNPEAEGAAGPSGLPEGGQASKKESYPERQRKKLESYLQKLIRFLIFKPDSNRLCKFLELSALGVRLAAEGSYHGKEGFLVIQSSKGLDFRRALTPGMVKKRHSPKWFLVRHSYVVCVDSPEEMNIYDVFLVDPFFKIQTQKVSLRNQKAKEIAKSATESARHPQHHTLRLENSERKLRLLARNERQLHQFEDSIRFMVNNTPWARPNRFDSFAPVRHKCFAQWLVDARDHMWVVSRAINQAKDVIYIHDWWLSPELYMRRPAAISQKWRLDRLLQRKAREGVKIFVIMYRNINSAIPIDSEYSKFSLLDLHPNVFVQRSPNQFRQNTFFWAHHEKLCIIDHTLAFVGGIDLCFGRWDTPQHLLTDDKPTGFETPDGPKDADHCQLWPGKDYSNPRVQDFYDLDKPYEEMYDRNVVPRMPWHDISMHVVGQPARDLTRHFVQRWNYILRQRKPTRPTPFLLPPPDFEPADMEALGLDGTCEVQILRSSSMWSTGTPDITEHSIMNAYVKLIEESEHFVYIENQFFVSTCEIDGRKIENSIGDALVERITRAAKNKEAWRAVIVIPLMPGFQNTVDSEGGTSVRLIMMCQYRSICRGETSIFGRLRALGIEPEDYIQFFSLRTWGKIGPQDQLVTEQLYIHAKCMVVDDRAAIIGSANINERSMLGSRDSEVAAVVRDTDMIWSSMNGRPYLVGRFPHTLRMRLMREHLGIDVDELMEHSMATEEELRRIEIVEEGSKPPESQLDSESLMLEKKDERDMMERRHRLQDEFLSRSEDMHSFNHDVDWEQGNNPNLKSNRKLTADPRVTSNAEHRKDVDGFGADNLTKAVGAGLGDARDSEFLGPRTEVLISPVASEGKGTIQQPKQPSQRNTHRANAGGDREGNHSLSPVVEHGNEGAQVVEGLPAVRHPALPVEHESESSHSGVQAASRDKHDPIKSSHLFSSDVKHVFIDKDCMRDPVIDCFYLDTWQAVADKNTKIYRNVFRCMPDSEVKSWKEYKEYAAYADHFAEMQSQHSTKAYQPTSQRQTGPPGTGASLAGAASGLKHTLSVHAQSAEGAKVEAKDSPVEKSNARSTEAGQKPDTQHAEHGTSDGPLPINEKSTMKGADGTATGHMPNGRHEESGSSGEDLEKQRSEPPLVDYSEALNRNATGQSRRRRRRATTLGSKREFHATDEVMDKQRAEELLNHVQGHLILWPYDWLEKEEQGGNWLYTLDQISPLEIYN; the protein is encoded by the exons ATGACCGACTCTACGGTCAATCCCTCGGAATCGAGGGGCTCTGAGAACACCCCCAATCGGTATTACTCGAGACAAACCGAACCGATGTCGTTGGACAGCTTGAAGCTGTCATCGCcgcttccctccccttcctcgaCAAAGGATGACGCAGACAGAGCGGATGGAGTTGATGGCGGAGATCAGGTGGAAGCTTCGTCAACGGTCAGAGGTGTGGGAGATGCTCAATCCGACACAAAAGGAAAGACGCGCGCAGAGCATGCCGGCGATtctggagaggaggaaacgTCGAATGCCAGTCCCACCAACAAAGCGGCCTCGCTGAGCCTTCGACAACCGAACGATGCAACGGCAAACCAGCAAAATTCCGGGAGCCGAAAGTCGCCAACTTCAGCCCTGGGATCATCTGCCTCGCCTCGCCGCCCAAGCGTACAATTTACTCAAGACACTCCGGaggttgatgctgctgagcCATCTCCGTCTAGGCCACCTTCGGTCAAAGGCGATGATGCGGATGCGGGCCTGAAGGGTAGACAATCCCTGCTGACAAAGTTGAAGTCTTTCGCAGCCTCGCCCTCGTTTACCTCTCATACTCGCTCGGCGAGCGGTGCGACGCTGAACGATTTCCGACCTACGAACAATGAACTAGCAACCCCTGGCTCAGAAAGAGGGGAATTTCGCTTTCCGAACactttggaggaggaggggagcgaTATTGATGCCGACGCGGAAGAGAGTGCCGGGGAGCAACGGGCCCGccagaagaaacagaagaagaagcagccacgTCGTCGGCAGCAGGATGATTCGGTGCCCCCATCGCAGCCAAATACCCCCAAATTCACCAGCCGGCCGTCCTTCCACTTACCGacctccttttccccctttgAAAATTATCGCCCCAACTTCTTTCCGCGACGGGGCAGTACCGGTGATTTCACACCTCAACATCGTGAGGGTGTCTCAGAAGACGAAGGTCGTGATCGCCTAAATAGGGATACTGCATGGAGACGGAAAAGTGCCTGGCTTGCTAACGCGCGGGGCCTTACTTACAGTGGGCGCCAAATAGATGCGCCAGCAAAtcaagaggaaagaagaccAAGCAACCTGAGACGGCTGACTGGGTTAGCTGGACCTTCTGAGAATGCAGAAGGAACGGCACCACCCTGGAGGCGTCATCGGGCTGACCGCGGTTCGAGCCTTAGTGCTCAAAGGTGGCGGCAGATAAAGGCAGGTCTCAAGTTGATCGGACAGCGACGCAAGGTGGATAACACAGTAGACCATGCTAAGTCGGCAGAGCTACTCGCTGAGTTGACCTCAGGAGTGCCGGCCGCCTTGATACTGGCCAGCATGTTCCAGCGAGATGAACACGGTAGCAAGCGGATTCCGATTCTTCTGGAGCAGCTCAAGGTGCGGGTCACGGACAGCAAGATTGATTCTCACTCCGGAGATCGCCATCTCGTCTTCCGTATCGAGTTGGAGTATGGTAGTGGCATGACACGGATGAAATGGATCATCTACCGCACCTTGAGGGACTTTGCAAACCTGCACCTGAAGTATAAGTTGCATTTCGGGACTCAGAAGTACATCCAGCTGCGGAACACTGAAGGGGCCCAAAATCTCCCGCGCTTCCCTCGGAGTGCGTTCCCCTATCTTAGGGGCGTGCGTGGGTTGGAAAGCGacatggaggatgaggaggatgaaggtggaTACGAAACAGCTGCGGAGGCTACTAGTGGCAATGAAAGAGCCGCcaaaaagcagcagcaagcgcATCGTCGTTCGTCGGGTGGCCTATCTCGGAGACAGTCTACCGTAACGAACCCAGAAGCGGAGGGTGCTGCTGGGCCTTCAGGCCTTCCTGAAGGAGGGCAGGCCAGTAAAAAGGAGAGCTATCCTGAAAGACAGCGGAAAAAGCTCGAGTCCTACCTGCAGAAGTTGATCCGATTCCTCATATTCAAGCCAGATAGCAACCGTCTCTGCAAGTTTCTGGAATTGTCAGCCCTGGGTGTCCGTCTTGCGGCCGAAGGGAGCTATCACGGCAAGGAAGGCTTCCTGGTTATCCAGTCCTCCAAGGGTCTCGATTTTCGGCGCGCGCTGACGCCGGGCATGGTAAAGAAGCGACACTCTCCCAAATGGTTCCTTGTTAGGCACAGCTATGTCGTCTGCGTCGACTCCCCAGAGGAAATGAACATATATGATGTGTTTTTGGTGGATCCTTTCTTCAAGATTCAAACCCAAAAGGTCAGCTTGAGAAACCAAAAGGCGAAGGAGATTGCCAAATCGGCGACAGAGTCAGCCAGGCACCCACAGCATCACACATTGAGGCTCGAGAACTCGGAGCGCAAGCTTAGACTGCTGGCCAGGAATGAGCGTCAGCTCCATCAGTTCGAAGACTCCATCCGGTTCATGGTTAACAATACCCCCTGGGCAAGGCCGAACCGGTTTGACAGTTTTGCGCCGGTGCGACACAAGTGCTTCGCACAGTGGTTGGTGGATGCGCGTGATCACATGTGGGTTGTGTCGCGGGCGATCAACCAAGCGAAGGATGTCATCTACATCCATGACTGGTGGCTGAGCCCCGAGCTTTACATGCGTCGGCCTGCGGCCATCAGCCAGAAATGGCGTCTAGatcgccttctccagcgAAAAGCTCGTGAAGGAGTCAAGATCTTTGTCATCATGTATCGCAACATCAACTCTGCCATCCCTATCGATTCGGAATACTCCAAGTTTTCCCTCTTGGATCTTCATCCAAACGTCTTCGTGCAGCGATCACCAAATCAATTCCGACAGAACACCTTCTTTTGGGCGCACCATGAAAAGCTCTGTATCATCGACCACACCTTGGCTTTTGTAGGAGGTATCGATCTTTGCTTTGGCCGTTGGGACACACCACAACATCTCCTCACCGACGACAAACCCACTGGGTTTGAGACCCCGGATGGACCGAAGGATGCGGATCATTGCCAGCTCTGGCCAGGCAAGGACTACTCGAATCCTCGTGTTCAGGATTTCTACGACCTCGACAAGCCCTACGAGGAGATGTACGATCGAAATGTAGTTCCCAGGATGCCCTGGCATGACATTTCCATGCACGTCGTCGGACAACCGGCTCGAGATCTTACGCGCCACTTTGTCCAACGGTGGAACTACATCTTGCGCCAGCGAAAGCCAACACGCCCCACGCCATTTTTGTTACCGCCGCCAGATTTCGAACCGGCTGATATGGAGGCCCTGGGGCTGGATGGTACCTGTGAGGTCCAAATCCTACGTTCGAGTAGTATGTGGTCGACTGGGACCCCCGACATCACGGAGCATAGCATTATGAATGCTTATGTGAAGCTGATCGAGGAGTCTGAACACTTTGTATACATCGAGAACCAGTTCTTTGTTAGCACCTGTGAAATTGATGGTCGGAAGATTGAGAACTCGATCGGCGATGCTCTTGTGGAACGAATCACCCGAGCAGCAAAGAACAAGGAGGCATGGCGTGCCGTGATTGTCATCCCACTGATGCCGGGCTTCCAGAACACCGTGGATAGTGAGGGTGGAACGAGTGTCCGGTTGATCATGATGTGTCAGTATCGCAGCATTTGTCGTGGGGAGACATCCATATTCGGCCGGCTGCGAGCGTTAGGGATCGAACCTGAGGACTACATCCAATTCTTCAGCCTTCGAACCTGGGGAAAGATCGGCCCTCAAGACCAATTGGTCACCGAGCAGCTTTATATCCATGCCAAGTGCatggttgttgatgaccGAGCTGCCATAATTGGGTCTGCCAACATCAACGAACGCTCCATGTTGGGGTCTCGCGATTCggaggtggcggcggtggtgcggGATACGGACATGATATGGTCTTCCATGAACGGCCGCCCTTACCTCGTGGGACGGTTCCCACACACCCTTCGTATGCGTCTCATGAGGGAGCATCTTGGTATTGACGTCGATGAGCTGATGGAGCACTCCATGGCAACCGAGGAAGAGCTCCGCCGGATCGAAATCGTCGAAGAAGGGTCGAAGCCTCCCGAAAGCCAGCTCGACTCGGAATCGTtgatgctggagaagaaagacgagAGAGATATGATGGAGCGTCGACACCGGCTTCAGGACGAATTCCTCTCACGGTCTGAAGACATGCACAGCTTCAACCATGACGTTGACTGGGAACAGGGAAATAACCCCAATCTTAAGTCGAACCGGAAACTTACTGCCGACCCGAGAGTGACCTCAAATGCCGAACACAGGAAGGACGTGGACGGCTTTGGTGCCGATAACCTCACCAAAGCCGTGGGGGCTGGCTTGGGCGATGCCCGCGATTCTGAGTTCCTGGGCCCGAGGACAGAGGTCCTGATTTCTCCTGTTGCATCCGAGGGCAAGGGCACTATCCAGCAGCCGAAACAGCCCTCACAACGGAATACCCACCGAGCAAACGCGGGTGGCGATAGAGAAGGCAATCATAGTCTCAGTCCCGTCGTGGAGCATGGTAACGAGGGGGCGCAGGTCGTGGAGGGATTGCCCGCTGTTCGCCATCCAGCACTGCCGGTGGAGCACGAGTCCGAGAGTAGCCACAGCGGGGTTCAGGCGGCTTCGCGGGATAAACATGACCCTATCAAGTCCTCTCACTTGTTCTCTTCTGACGTAAAGCACGTCTTCATCGACAAGGATTGTATGCGTGACCCTGTGATCGACTGCTTCTACCTGGATACTTGGCAAGCTGTAGCGGATAAGAACACCAAGATTTACCGGAATGTGTTCCGCTGCATGCCGGACAGCGAAGTGAAGTCTTGGAAAGAATACAAAGAGTATGCTGCCTATGCAGACCACTTTGCAGAGATGCAGAGTCAACACAGTACCAAAGCATACCAACCCACCAGCCAAAGACAAACCGGACCGCCTGGAACGGGGGCCAGCCTGGCTGGGGCAGCTTCCGGACTCAAGCATACTCTATCGGTCCATGCTCAGAGTGCCGAGGGAGCTAAAGTGGAGGCCAAAGACTCACCAGTCGAAAAGAGCAATGCTCGTTCGACAGAAGCCGGTCAAAAGCCGGACACGCAACATGCCGAACACGGAACTTCGGACGGGCCTTTGCCAATAAATGAGAAATCGACGATGAAAGGAGCAGATGGGACGGCGACGGGGCACATGCCAAATGGACGACATGAGGAAAGTGGCTCTTCtggtgaagatctggagaagcagcGATCTGAACCGCCGCTCGTGGATTATTCCGAGGCTTTGAATCGGAATGCCACCGGTCAGTCTCGACGACGCCGACGAAGGGCGACGACGCTCGGATCAAAGCGGGAGTTTCACGCGACAGATGAGGTGATGGACAAACAGCGAGCTGAAGAGCTCTTGAATCACGTACAGGGACATTTGATTCTGTGGCCCTACGACTG GCtcgaaaaggaagaacagGGCGGAAATTGGCTTTACACGCTGGATCAGATCTCTCCGCTGGAAATCTA CAACTGA
- a CDS encoding uncharacterized protein (COG:S;~EggNog:ENOG410PMDM;~InterPro:IPR029058) encodes MADPIKTLDNASRYGDASTVSRKTYPVAGIQTTVYGLDELPTQTSDIACLWLLHPRGGTQERMKGIGTTIIADWNSRNPTKGLIAVAFDQRNHGTREVDPLANEAWRQGNPRHAQDMFSIFRELSHLLPEENVDTNNFPSGTTEGTARDVSLLIDYLPSYVFPRSDRKIVDNLVLGVSLGGHAAWSCLLHEPRISAGVVVIGCPDYVNLMADRARLSKLPSWTSTDTPGSQFLGSEAFPSSLLDAVKKYDPAGLLLSHVKSASDVGPLRSGPLPEPTESEKAALRPLLARSIAGKRILNLAGGKDKLVPYHRGEVFLAWLKQAVASQGWFADGAVTFEDIIDEEAGHDMTGKMMDEATRFIRETLEASNKAPEKVGSVRESKI; translated from the coding sequence ATGGCTGATCCCATAAAGACACTTGACAACGCAAGCCGCTACGGCGATGCTTCAACCGTCTCGCGAAAGACATACCCCGTTGCGGGGATCCAAACCACAGTCTACGGTCTTGATGAACTCCCCACACAAACCTCCGACATTGCCTGTCTGTGGCTCTTACATCCCAGAGGAGGTACCCAAGAACGCATGAAAGGCATTGGGACGACCATCATCGCGGATTGGAACTCCAGGAACCCCACCAAGGGCCTCATTGCTGTCGCATTCGATCAACGCAATCATGGAACGAGAGAGGTAGATCCGCTGGCCAATGAAGCATGGAGACAGGGAAACCCTCGACATGCTCAGGATATGTTCTCAATTTTTCGTGAGTTGAGTCACTTGCTACCAGAGGAAAATGTAGACACTAACAACTTTCCTTCTGGAACCACAGAGGGCACTGCCCGAGACGTATCTCTTCTGATTGATTACCTCCCCTCCTATGTGTTCCCCCGCTCCGATCGCAAGATCGTCGATAATCTGGTGTTGGGTGTTTCCCTGGGCGGCCATGCAGCATGGAGCTGTCTTCTGCATGAACCTCGCATAAGCGCCGGggtcgtcgtcatcggctGCCCGGACTACGTGAATCTGATGGCTGATCGGGCCAGATTATCGAAGTTGCCATCGTGGACGAGCACCGACACCCCAGGCTCTCAATTCCTTGGCTCTGAGGCTTTTCCTTCATCTCTACTGGATGCTGTGAAGAAGTACGATCCGGCCGGTCTGTTGTTGAGCCACGTGAAGTCGGCCTCGGATGTCGGTCCTCTTCGCAGTGGACCATTGCCGGAGCCGACGGAGAGCGAGAAGGCTGCGTTGCGACCGCTCCTTGCCCGTTCCATAGCCGGAAAGAGGATTCTCAATTTGGCCGGCGGCAAGGACAAGTTGGTCCCTTATCATCGCGGGGAGGTGTTTTTGGCTTGGTTAAAGCAGGCTGTCGCTTCGCAGGGCTGGTTTGCCGATGGTGCTGTGACCTTCGAAGATATCATCGATGAAGAGGCTGGGCATGATATGAccgggaagatgatggatgaggcAACTCGTTTCATTCGTGAAACCCTGGAGGCCAGCAACAAAGCCCCAGAGAAGGTGGGGTCGGTGCGTGAATCGAAGATCTAG
- the RPL28 gene encoding 60S ribosomal protein uL15 (COG:J;~EggNog:ENOG410PMZG;~InterPro:IPR036227,IPR001196,IPR021131,IPR030878;~PFAM:PF00828;~go_component: GO:0005840 - ribosome [Evidence IEA];~go_component: GO:0015934 - large ribosomal subunit [Evidence IEA];~go_function: GO:0003735 - structural constituent of ribosome [Evidence IEA];~go_process: GO:0006412 - translation [Evidence IEA]), which produces MPTRFSKTRKARGHVSAGYGRIGKHRKHPGGRGMAGGQHHHRTNLDKYHPGYFGKVGMRYFHKTQQQFWKPTINLDKLWSLVPAEKRDAYLSGQKTDTAPVIDLLPLGYSKVLGKGRLPEVPIVVRARYFSRDAEEKIKAAGGVVELVA; this is translated from the exons ATGCCTACCCGTTTCTCGAAGACAAGGAAAGC CCGCGGTCATGTTTCGGCCGGTTACGGTCGAATTGGCAAGCACCGTAAGCACCCCGGTGGTCGTGGTATGGCCGGTggtcagcaccaccaccgcaccaACCTCGACAAGTACCACCCCGGTTACTTCGGTAAGGTCGGTATGAGGTACTTCCACAAGACCCAGCAGCAGTTCTGGAAGCCCACTATCAACCTTGACAAG CTGTGGTCTCTCGTCCCCGCCGAGAAGCGTGATGCCTACCTGAGCGGCCAGAAGACCGACACCGCCCCCGTCAtcgacctccttcccctcggCTACTCCAAGGTTCTCGGCAAGGGCCGTCTCCCCGAGGTCCCCATCGTCGTCCGCGCTCGCTACTTCAGCCGGGAtgctgaggagaagatcaaggctgccggtggtgttgttgagctCGTTGCTTAA
- the chl1 gene encoding DNA helicase (COG:L;~EggNog:ENOG410PIVM;~InterPro:IPR013020,IPR006554,IPR006555,IPR002464, IPR014013,IPR010614,IPR028331;~PFAM:PF13307,PF06733;~go_function: GO:0003676 - nucleic acid binding [Evidence IEA];~go_function: GO:0003677 - DNA binding [Evidence IEA];~go_function: GO:0003678 - DNA helicase activity [Evidence IEA];~go_function: GO:0004386 - helicase activity [Evidence IEA];~go_function: GO:0005524 - ATP binding [Evidence IEA];~go_function: GO:0016818 - hydrolase activity, acting on acid anhydrides, in phosphorus-containing anhydrides [Evidence IEA];~go_process: GO:0006139 - nucleobase-containing compound metabolic process [Evidence IEA]): MRLSNTSVSIYRLTPNLSVQKYSTPSTETGGLSEEHFALDDYDSENEEHSKQRSGLAHTNELSSSTLELLERFKGQFSTAKPGSDDEDNDEVKIFYCSRTHSQLSQFAGELRRVKMPWSVPKDLLSTDLTGEEELEERVKHVTLGSRKNLCINPRVSSLENATAINERCLDLQQPNVDPQHKCPFLPSKEDERQVLQFRDHALSTVKDIEDLGKLGKKIGICPYYASRSVIKNSEIVTLPYPLLLQRSAREALNLSVKGHVIIIDEAHNLMDAISNIHSVTVTLSQLQTSLSQLTIYARKFKTRLKGKNRSYVAQVIRLLSSIAAHLRSLLESGKAPEGPVLASELMSGKGVDQINPYKLSRYLQESKLARKVDGYVEFTKDPSNKQGTRDPTVPVLFHIQGFLLSLMNPSAEGRLFYLKEQGDIQLKYMLLDPTNQFRELVEDARAVILAGGTMSPMTDYMNHLFSYVPASRLDTFSYGHVIPPENLIAHTLVRGVQGSEFDFTYDVRDSEKMIMDLGRTIATLCHVIPDGVVAFFPSYDYLGRVLSIWKKPMLSEQGQTVYGLIGQKKPILSESRDMTVTTEELLQTYAKTVDSGRGALLLSVVGGKLSEGINFSDKLGRAVLIVGLPFPNIRSAVWQAKIQYIEQKTHQQATGPEASRQSAAKAAGRDFYENSCMRAVNQCIGRAIRHRNDYAAIVLIDRRYDKPGIQAKLPAWIKQSMVGSSAQRPAGATIQSLAKFFASKST, translated from the exons ATGAGGTTGAGCAATACTTCTGTCTCGATATATCGGCTGACTCCAAATTTGTCCGTGCAGAAATACAGTACACCATCAACTGAAACTGGTGGGCTAAGCGAAGAACACTTTGCGCTGGATGACTACGACAGCGAGAATGAAGAGCATAGCAAACAGCGGAGTGGGCTGGCCCATACTAACGAACTATCTTCTAGTACACTAGAATTGTTGGAACGCTTTAAAGGACAGTTCTCCACCGCCAAGCCAGGaagtgacgatgaagacaatGACGAAGTCAAGATATTTTATTGCTCCCGGACACACTCCCAGTTAAGCCAATTTGCCGGTGAACTGAGACGCGTTAAAATGCCATGGAGTGTACCGAAGGACTTGTTGAGTACTGACTtgacaggagaagaagaactcgAGGAGCGTGTGAAGCATGTCACTCTTGGTTCTCGGAAGAACCTCTGCATTAATCCCCGTGTCAGTTCATTGGAAAATGCAACAGCGATTAATGAGCGTTGTTTAGATCTACAACAGCCCAATGTGGATCCTCAGCATAAATGTCCATTTCTGCCAtccaaagaagatgaaagacaGGTTCTTCAATTCCGGGACCATGCATTATCAACAGTGAAGGACATTGAGGACCTGGGAAAGCTTGGCAAGAAGATTGGGATATGCCCTTATTATGCATCCCGTTCTGTTATTAAGAATAGTGAG ATTGTAACACTACCATATCCCTTGCTGTTGCAACGCTCAGCGAGAGAGGCTCTCAATCTATCTGTCAAGGGGCATGTCATAATAATCGACGAAGCCCATAATTTGATGGACGCAATATCCAACATACACTCGGTAACGGTGACGCTTTCACAATTGCAgacctctctttctcaattGACTATCTATGCCCGCAAATTCAAAACTCGCTTGAAGGGGAAAAACAGGAGCTATGTTGCTCAGGTTATTCGGCTCCTCAGTTCAATCGCTGCTCATCTTCGGTCACTCCTAGAGAGTGGAAAGGCACCGGAGGGCCCGGTTTTGGCATCTGAGCTCATGTCCGGAAAGGGGGTTGATCAGATCAATCCTTATAAATTGAGTCGATATTTACAAGAAAGCAAATTAGCAAGGAAAGTTGATGGATATGTCGAGTTCACTAAAGATCCGTCAAACAAGCAGGGGACAAGGGATCCTACGGTGCCCGTACTGTTTCACATACAGGGATTTCTTCTATCTTTGATGAACCCCTCTGCCGAAGGGCGATTGTTCTACTTGAAGGAACAGGGAGATATCCAATTGAAGTACATGCTTTTAGACCCTACCAATCAATTTCGGGAGCTTGTGGAGGATGCAAGAGCCGTCATATTGGCTGGCGGGACCATGTCACCC ATGACAGACTACATGAACCATCTCTTCTCGTATGTCCCAGCCAGTCGCTTAGACACGTTCAGTTACGGCCATGTCATACCACCAGAGAATTTGATCGCTCACACACTGGTACGGGGTGTTCAAGGCTCAGAATTTGACTTTACCTATGATGTCCGTGACTCTGAGAAAATG ATCATGGATCTTGGTAGGACGATAGCTACGCTCTGCCATGTCATCCCCGACGGAGTAGTGGCATTCTTTCCCAGCTACGATTACCTTGGCCGGGTCCTGAGcatctggaagaagccaatgCTAAGCGAACAAGGCCAGACTGTGTATGGCTTGATTgggcagaagaagcccataCTGTCTGAGTCCCGAGACATGACAGTCACTACCGAGGAACTGCTACAGACGTACGCCAAAACTGTTGATTCTGGCAGAGGTGCGCTTCTCTTGTCCGTTGTGGGTGGCAAGCTGTCAGAGGGCATCAATTTCTCTGACAAACTCGGACGGGCTGTGTTGATTGTGGGACTGCCCTTTCCCAATATACGGAGTGCAGTTTGGCAAGCCAAGATACAGTATATTGAGCAGAAAACACACCAGCAAGCTACAGGCCCTGAGGCAAGCCGGCAAtcagcagcaaaagcagcaGGGAGGGACTTCTATGAGAACTCGTGCATGCGAGCAGTGAACCAGTGTATTGGGCGAGCCATCAGGCACCGTAACGACTATGCGGCGATTGTTCTGATTGACAGACGTTATGATAAACCCGGTATCCAAGCGAAGCTACCGGCTTGGATCAAACAGAGTATGGTAGGCAGTTCGGCCCAACGACCTGCTGGTGCTACGATTCAGAGTTTGGCGAAGTTTTTTGCCAGCAAATCAACCTAA